Proteins co-encoded in one Candidatus Binataceae bacterium genomic window:
- a CDS encoding DNA-directed RNA polymerase subunit alpha gives MHNDWRDLIKPKAVEFDEKELTPTYGRFFAEPLERGYGITIGNGLRRILLSSLPGFAITAVRIKNVLHEFSTVAGVKEDVTDIVLNLKEVRLRLHEGEHLTATLKARGEGTVTARDITGGPSLEVLTPDQHIATLEKGAELEMELVIRRGRGYAPAERTEDEEPIGTIRLDAVYSPIKKVNFTVTNARVGQRTDYDRLVLEIWTDGSISPRDALTYAARVARDQMTIFAGVEEEAEAPIAVEGGEPRPMLNEYLYRPVEGLPISVRAFNGLQNADIKYIGELVQRTEQDMLKIKNFGRKSLNEIKEVLTDMGLSLGMRLDNLPPRNELDRMWAEQERRESA, from the coding sequence ATGCACAATGATTGGCGGGATCTAATTAAGCCGAAGGCTGTCGAGTTCGACGAAAAGGAACTGACCCCGACCTACGGACGGTTCTTCGCCGAACCGCTGGAGCGCGGCTACGGCATCACGATAGGCAACGGCCTGCGCCGCATCCTGCTGTCCTCGCTGCCTGGCTTCGCGATTACCGCGGTGCGGATCAAAAACGTGCTGCACGAATTTTCCACCGTGGCGGGCGTCAAGGAGGACGTGACCGATATTGTCCTCAATCTCAAGGAGGTGCGCCTGCGCCTTCACGAAGGCGAGCATCTGACCGCCACGCTCAAGGCGCGCGGCGAGGGTACGGTGACCGCGCGCGACATCACTGGCGGCCCCAGCCTCGAAGTGCTCACGCCGGACCAGCATATCGCGACGCTCGAGAAGGGCGCGGAACTGGAGATGGAGCTGGTGATCCGGCGCGGACGCGGCTACGCGCCGGCCGAGCGCACCGAGGACGAAGAGCCGATCGGGACGATTCGGCTCGACGCCGTCTATTCGCCGATCAAGAAGGTCAATTTCACCGTTACCAACGCGCGTGTCGGTCAGCGCACCGACTATGACCGCCTGGTGCTGGAGATCTGGACCGACGGCTCGATCTCGCCGCGCGACGCGCTGACCTATGCGGCGCGAGTGGCGCGCGACCAGATGACGATCTTTGCAGGCGTCGAGGAAGAGGCCGAGGCGCCGATCGCCGTCGAGGGCGGCGAGCCGCGGCCGATGCTCAACGAGTATTTGTACCGCCCGGTCGAGGGGCTGCCGATTTCGGTGCGCGCCTTCAACGGCCTGCAGAACGCCGACATCAAATACATCGGAGAACTGGTCCAGCGCACCGAGCAGGACATGCTCAAGATCAAGAACTTCGGCCGCAAGTCGCTCAACGAGATCAAGGAGGTCCTGACTGACATGGGTCTCTCGCTCGGGATGCGACTGGACAACCTGCCGCCGCGCAACGAGCTCGACCGCATGTGGGCCGAGCAGGAGCGGCGCGAGTCGGCCTGA
- a CDS encoding metallopeptidase TldD-related protein, whose protein sequence is MSSVEPGIELAEWSLEQARAAGADAAEVLIASGESLSAGVRMGEVEKLKSSRERRLGVRVFVGKSSATASTAEFERKALGEFVADTVRLARLTASDQWSGLPEPSLHPRVLPELELSDLTSGIIDADRALEIARKAERAALGADRRIKNSDGAEFDSGRYRVVFANSQGFTGEYQGTSYGFAVAPIAEENGAMQTGHWYTQHRRFDGLEDAESVGLTSAKRALRKLGARKIKTTRVPIVFDPDMAASLIRALAGAASGPSLYRGASFLVGRLDTEIAAGGVTIIDDGTMRGGLGSKPFDGEGLPVTRKSVVDRGVLKTYLLDTYSARRLGLSSTGNAARSVGDAPSVSPTNLYLQPGVYSPEEMIRTVKNGLYLTELIGFGVNAVTGDYSRGAGGMWIENGELAYPVQEITIAGNLKDMFMSIEMIGNDLVWRSSTAAPTLKISEMTIAGE, encoded by the coding sequence ATGTCATCGGTTGAACCCGGGATCGAGCTCGCTGAGTGGAGCCTCGAGCAGGCGCGCGCCGCTGGCGCAGACGCCGCCGAGGTCCTGATTGCGAGCGGCGAATCGCTGAGCGCCGGCGTGCGCATGGGCGAGGTCGAGAAGCTCAAGAGTTCGCGCGAGCGCCGGCTCGGCGTGCGCGTGTTCGTCGGAAAATCGTCGGCCACGGCGTCGACCGCCGAGTTCGAGCGCAAGGCGCTCGGCGAGTTCGTCGCCGATACGGTGCGCCTTGCGCGCCTGACCGCTTCCGACCAGTGGTCCGGCTTGCCCGAGCCGTCGCTGCATCCGCGGGTCCTGCCGGAGCTGGAACTCTCCGATCTCACGAGCGGAATTATCGACGCCGACCGCGCGCTCGAAATCGCGCGCAAGGCCGAACGCGCCGCGCTCGGCGCCGACCGCAGAATCAAGAACTCGGACGGCGCTGAGTTCGACTCCGGCCGCTACCGCGTGGTCTTCGCGAACAGTCAGGGCTTCACCGGCGAGTACCAGGGCACCAGCTACGGCTTCGCCGTCGCGCCTATCGCGGAGGAAAACGGCGCGATGCAGACCGGGCACTGGTACACGCAGCATCGGCGCTTCGACGGCCTCGAAGATGCTGAGTCGGTGGGGCTGACCTCGGCCAAACGGGCGCTCAGAAAGCTCGGTGCGCGCAAGATAAAAACCACGCGCGTGCCGATCGTGTTCGATCCCGACATGGCGGCGAGCCTTATCCGCGCCTTGGCGGGCGCGGCGTCGGGGCCGTCGCTCTATCGCGGCGCGTCGTTCCTGGTCGGGCGGCTGGATACGGAAATCGCCGCGGGCGGCGTAACGATTATCGACGACGGCACGATGCGCGGCGGGCTTGGCTCCAAGCCGTTCGACGGCGAGGGCCTGCCGGTCACGCGCAAGAGCGTGGTCGATCGCGGCGTGCTCAAGACCTATCTGCTCGATACATACTCGGCGCGGCGGCTCGGCCTCTCCTCGACCGGCAATGCCGCGCGTTCGGTGGGCGACGCGCCTTCGGTCAGCCCGACCAATCTCTACCTGCAGCCCGGCGTGTATTCGCCCGAGGAGATGATCCGCACCGTCAAGAACGGGCTCTACCTGACGGAACTCATCGGGTTCGGCGTCAACGCGGTTACTGGCGATTACTCGCGCGGCGCGGGCGGGATGTGGATCGAGAACGGCGAGCTTGCCTACCCGGTGCAGGAGATCACGATTGCCGGCAATCTGAAGGACATGTTCATGTCGATCGAAATGATCGGCAACGATCTCGTCTGGCGCTCTTCGACGGCCGCCCCGACGCTGAAGATTTCAGAAATGACGATCGCCGGAGAATAG
- the tldD gene encoding metalloprotease TldD, with protein sequence MANELIKPDKFFLSRFGMTESALEGTLGAALERKADYADLYFEYRSAEGLSLEDSIVNRTSKSLSHGVGVRVCAEDRTGYAYSDEVTVDRMRLAAEAARAIAHGGGDVPAAVQVGRPVARHALYELESTPLEVPLEERAKLLNEIDRVAREFDPRVKSVMASFAAERKIVMVVNSEGRIAADVQPLCRLNVMVIAEDGKGRQSGSSGGGGRVEWKFFFEGDRWREHALKAARQAIVNLDAVDAPAGEMMVVLGPGWPGILLHEAIGHGLEGDFNRKRTSAFSGRIGERVASEFCTVVDDGTIPNRRGSLNIDDEGTPTSRTVLIEKGILRGYLQDRLNARLMKMEPTGNGRRESFAHSPMPRMTNTFMLPGDSTPEEILRSVRNGLYAVSFGGGQVDITNGKFVFSASEAYLIEDGKVTRPVKGATLIGSGPDVLTRVTMVGNDLELDPGVGVCGKDGQSVPVGVGLPTIRIDSITVGGTRS encoded by the coding sequence ATGGCCAACGAATTGATTAAGCCCGACAAGTTCTTCCTGAGCCGCTTCGGGATGACCGAGAGCGCGCTCGAAGGCACGCTCGGCGCCGCGCTGGAGCGCAAGGCGGACTACGCCGATCTTTATTTCGAGTACCGCAGCGCCGAGGGGCTTAGCCTTGAAGACTCGATCGTCAACCGCACGAGCAAGAGTTTGAGCCACGGCGTCGGTGTGCGCGTCTGCGCCGAAGACCGCACCGGCTACGCCTACTCTGACGAGGTCACGGTCGATCGGATGCGTCTTGCGGCCGAGGCCGCGCGCGCGATCGCGCACGGCGGTGGCGACGTGCCCGCGGCGGTGCAGGTCGGCCGCCCGGTGGCGCGTCACGCGCTGTACGAGCTCGAGAGCACGCCGCTCGAGGTGCCGCTGGAAGAGCGCGCAAAGCTGCTCAACGAGATCGATCGCGTAGCGCGCGAATTCGACCCGCGGGTCAAGAGCGTGATGGCCTCGTTCGCGGCCGAGCGCAAGATCGTGATGGTGGTCAACAGCGAGGGACGGATAGCCGCCGACGTGCAGCCGCTTTGCCGCCTCAACGTGATGGTCATCGCTGAGGACGGCAAGGGCCGCCAGTCCGGAAGCTCGGGCGGCGGCGGACGGGTGGAGTGGAAGTTTTTCTTCGAGGGCGATCGATGGCGCGAGCATGCGCTCAAGGCGGCGCGCCAGGCGATCGTCAATCTCGACGCCGTCGACGCGCCGGCGGGAGAAATGATGGTGGTGCTGGGCCCGGGATGGCCCGGGATCCTGCTGCACGAGGCGATCGGGCATGGGCTCGAGGGCGACTTCAACCGCAAGCGCACCTCGGCCTTCTCGGGCCGTATCGGCGAACGGGTGGCGAGCGAGTTCTGCACCGTGGTCGACGACGGCACGATTCCCAACCGCCGCGGCAGTCTCAATATCGACGATGAGGGAACGCCGACCTCGCGCACCGTGCTGATCGAGAAGGGGATCCTGCGCGGCTACCTGCAGGACCGCCTCAACGCGCGGCTGATGAAGATGGAACCGACCGGCAACGGACGGCGCGAGAGTTTCGCGCACAGCCCGATGCCGCGGATGACCAATACCTTCATGCTGCCCGGCGATTCGACGCCCGAGGAAATTCTCCGTTCGGTGCGCAACGGGCTCTACGCGGTGAGTTTCGGCGGCGGACAGGTCGATATCACCAACGGCAAGTTCGTGTTCTCGGCCTCGGAAGCCTACCTGATCGAGGACGGCAAGGTGACGCGCCCGGTCAAAGGCGCAACGCTCATCGGCAGCGGCCCCGACGTGCTCACGCGCGTGACGATGGTGGGCAACGACCTCGAACTCGATCCGGGCGTCGGCGTGTGCGGCAAGGATGGCCAATCGGTGCCGGTCGGCGTGGGCCTGCCGACGATCCGCATCGACTCGATAACGGTCGGCGGCACGCGCTCCTGA